One Zeugodacus cucurbitae isolate PBARC_wt_2022May chromosome 3, idZeuCucr1.2, whole genome shotgun sequence genomic region harbors:
- the LOC105214748 gene encoding zinc finger protein ush isoform X1, translating into MPRVRKCCVRGCSGDSTTGNLFIWPKNEQIAKKWFQNIIFKDGKRFSPTNTFICAKHFQSYALGARKLKSGAFPTLHLGDCSETTDEMTADSRDSKDLSPADLTDDQHHLEREDHRLEETDIEMEDDTDTREGDNRILAINPHRISPHRRDENTMSRPPSVATSNGSNSIDAFHNANESIEHKIVLNIEREKLKDQNEISIESNSMNSNDKRAASSSPHKDVLAGNETPPMSSPTSVLPKLRLNVLLASDPALKPDAKDLKVLHEETQTKNRLAQLPPPPALTKQEDMDILMSAPVVNVVEPAVKTALVAASSSPAAAAEMPPRLKLFLCLPCGIQFSSPSTLEAHQSYYCSHRNKDMETDGATLSTVMAEKTGALNANASNVSSGNINLGAGNSGGENVAKAIKTGKQYACTQCSYSADKKVSLNRHMRMHQTSPAHSSSAPPSNGAVALDEGGTSQQTDRYCSDCDIRFNNVKTYRAHKMHYCSSRRNDGQLTPKLEGSTANVIKPPVGAAAISPQTRTKTPTPAMVAAAAAAAAAAAASLQASQPQPFLALPTNPILIIPCSLIRAASWIPGPLSSATASISNPDTTCYMLDNGNLKPLATALNMSALNPNVTANNNPVGAAASSNNLQIPTVETPPARQPSQPNNSETLALEKNTGRSGDRSETSTPKRKDGARESAPLDLSLRRSPTSYVSLQRQRVHSTSSYADVDQQRMDMETLLEASKENLAMDESGTVTPEQIVCAPSLPNSPSMSPSPKRRAISPRSSGAGSTSSMSPPVNVPTASLVAAAAASNMLDLPLRSMLPADLALKLSESNIMNPLLAKQNFELALKLSAAAAAAVNNSTPTNIGNGSTHAELAAAAVAAATAKSSLLGMPGLSNTASVGSSGNVGGGSNAAVQPQIYVKQGVSKCKECNIVFCKYENYLAHKQHYCSARNQEVAEGEAKVTNTSPLGVGAAASVETTPVAYQQLICAACGIKYTSLDNLRAHQNYYCPKGGGTAGAAASTATETAQLPLTKDKCGKCKTIHEIGLPCPPPPALQQSQSSAQHIAASSTLSTPNQNIYKCPVCDVVSLTATESRKHMETHGTVKAFRCSICRYKGNTLRGMRTHIRMHFDKKATDLNEEHYMSCILEDEGLEIPSIASTLNQEQLAQQIAAVQQQQHQLQLQAQQQQQQQQQQQQIFNCDLCNYSSSYKGNVLRHMKLVHPHINIHSPSISPEANDLDAADGTGLNGESGTFTIKSEPLDQVPNTNLTTSAQLMDNNNTTILAATLTAPPPLNSLGAEQMPHIKTEPLEIGGDSLPATTSRPALSSPAIGPPPPLNAASDENAGVAANQKYCQTCDISFNYMKTYVAHKQYYCKNKLRRPDASESPSPNAGHMPMAVASPNSLLLLQKNKENLQQEAAI; encoded by the exons GTGATTGTTCTGAAACAACAGACGAGATGACAGCCGATAGCAGAG attccAAAGATCTGAGTCCAGCAGACTTAACAGATGATCAACATCACTTAGAACGTGAAGATCATCGGCTTGAAGAGACTGATATAGAAATGGAAGACGATACTGACACAAGAGAAGGCGACAATCGAATACTCGCTATAAATCCACATCGAATATCGCCGCATAGAAGGGATGAAAACACAATGAGTCGTCCGCCGAGCGTGGCAACATCGAATGGTTCAAATTCCATAGACGCATTTCACAACGCCAATGAGTCCATTGAACACAAAATCGTTTTAAATATAGAACGTGAAAAACTGAAAGATCAAAATGAAATAAGTATCGAATCAAATTCAATGAATTCAAACGACAAACGTGCGGCCAGCAGCAGCCCACACAAGGATGTACTGGCAGGCAATGAGACACCGCCGATGTCCTCACCCACCAGCGTATTGCCAAAGTTGCGCTTGAATGTGCTTTTGGCTTCCGATCCGGCCTTGAAGCCGGATGCCAAAGACCTAAAGGTCTTACATGAAGAAACACAAACGAAAAATCGACTCGCACAATTGCCACCGCCACCGGCGCTTACCAAGCAGGAAGATATGGACATTTTGATGAGTGCGCCGGTTGTTAATGTCGTAGAACCGGCGGTGAAAACCGCATTAGTAGCGGCCTCATCATCACCAGCTGCCGCCGCGGAAATGCCACCACGTCTAAAGTTGTTCTTGTGCTTGCCCTGTGGCATACAATTTAGTTCACCATCCACATTGGAAGCGCATCAGTCCTACTATTGCTCGCATCG cAATAAGGATATGGAGACTGATGGTGCTACGTTATCCACAGTAATGGCGGAGAAAACTGGCGCATTGAATGCTAACGCGTCCAACGTGTCAAGTGGCAACATCAATCTCGGCGCCGGCAACAGCGGTGGCGAAAATGTCGCCAAAGCCATCAAGACGGGAAAACAATATGCGTGCACACAATGCTCCTACAGCGCAGACAAGAAGGTCTCACTCAATCGGCACATGCGCATGCATCAAACATCGCCGGCGCACAGCAGTAGCGCGCCGCCGTCAAACGGTGCGGTCGCATTGGATGAGGGTGGTACTAGTCAA CAAACGGACCGTTACTGCAGCGATTGTGATATTCGATTCAATAATGTAAAGACGTATCGCGCGCACAAAATGCATTACTGCAGTTCACGCCGTAATGATGG ACAACTAACACCCAAGCTGGAGGGAAGCACCGCTAATGTTATTAAACCGCCAGTAGGAGCGGCTGCCATCAGTCCTCAAACGCGCACCAAAACACCGACGCCAGCTATGGTGGCTGCTGCCGCTGCGGCAGCTGCAGCCGCAGCCGCGTCCTTGCAAGCTTCACAGCCACAGCCATTTCTGGCCTTACCCACCAATCCAATATTGATAATACCCTGTTCTTTAATACGGGCCGCCAGCTGGATACCGGGACCACT CTCTTCAGCAACGGCGTCCATTTCAAACCCTGATACCACCTGCTATATGTTGGATAATGGTAATTTGAAGCCATTAGCCACGGCTTTGAATATGAGCGCATTGAATCCTAATGTTACCGCAAATAATAACCCTGTCGGAGCAGCTGCAAGctcaaataatttacaaatccCTACTGTCGAAACTCCACCGGCTCGTCAACCTTCGCAACCCAACAACAGCGAGACGCTTGCCTTGGAGAAAAATACTGGACGTAGTGGTGATCGGAGTGAGACCTCAACACCAAAACGAAAAGATGGTGCGCG CGAATCTGCACCATTGGACCTCTCACTACGTCGTTCACCTACCTCTTATGTCAGCCTGCAACGACAACGTGTTCACTCGACCTCCTCCTATGCAGATGTCGATCAACAACGCATGGATATGGAAACATTACTGGAGGCAAGTAAAGAGAATTTGGCAATGGATGAAAGTGGCACAGTGACACCGGAACAAATCGTTTGCGCGCCCTCACTACCAAACAGTCCCTCGATGAGCCCATCGCCAAAACGACGTGCAATAAGTCCACGAAGCTCTGGTGCCGGCAGCACGTCGTCAATGTCACCTCCGGTAAATGTACCGACTGCCTCACTGGTAGCAGCTGCCGCCGCCAGCAATATGCTTGACCTACCACTGCGTTCAATGTTACCCGCCGATCTGGCGCTGAAACTCTCCGAAAGCAATATTATGAATCCACTACTGGCCAAACAAAACTTTGAGCTGGCGTTAAAGCTCTCGGCTGCCGCTGCAGCTGCTGTAAACAATAGTACACCAACAAATATAGGCAATGGTTCGACACATGCTGAGTTGGCCGCAGCGGCGGTTGCCGCCGCCACCGCGAAGTCCTCGCTACTCGGTATGCCCGGTTTGAGTAACACAGCGTCGGTTGGTAGCAGTGGTAATGTGGGTGGCGGATCCAACGCGGCTGTTCAACCACAAATTTATGTCAAACAAGGTGTCTCCAAATGCAAAGAGTGCAACATTGTATTTTGCAAGTATGAAAATTATCTGGCACACAAGCAACACTACTGTTCGGCGCGCAATCAGGAGGTTGCTGAAGGTGAAGCGAAAGTGACCAACACGTCACCACTTGGAGTCGGTGCCGCAGCGAGTGTTGAAACGACTCCAGTCGCCTATCAGCAACTAATTTGTGCTGCCTGTGGCATCAAATACACATCACTGGACAATTTGCGTGCTCATCAAAATTACTATTGTCCAAAGGGAGGCGGCACGGCCGGCGCAGCTGCATCAACGGCAACCGAAACTGCCCAG TTGCCGTTGACTAAGGATAAATGTGGCAAATGCAAGACAATCCATGAAATCGGTTTACCCTGCCCACCGCCGCCCGCACTCCAGCAATCCCAGAGCAGTGCCCAGCACATCGCTGCGTCATCGACACTTTCGACACCCAATCAAAACATCTATAAATGCCCCGTTTGCGATGTGGTTAGTCTGACGGCCACCGAGAGTCGGAAGCACATGGAAACTCATGGCACCGTTAAGGCATTCCGTTGCAGCATCTGCCGTTATAAGGGCAACACTTTACG TGGAATGCGCACTCACATCCGCATGCATTTCGACAAGAAAGCAACCGATCTCAATGAGGAACACTACATGTCCTGCATACTGGAAGATGAGGGTCTGGAAATTCCTAGCATAGCTTCTACACTGAATCAAGAACAATTGGCACAGCAAATAGCCGcggtacaacaacagcaacaccagtTACAACTACAagctcagcaacaacaacagcagcagcagcagcaacaacaaatattcaatTGCGATCTATGTAATTACTCCTCTTCCTATAAAGGCAATGTG CTGCGTCACATGAAACTGGTGCACCCTCACATCAACATCCATTCACCATCAATTTCACCTGAAGCCAATGACCTGGATGCTGCCGATGGGACTGGCTTAAATGGCGAGAGTGG cACCTTCACCATAAAAAGCGAACCACTCGATCAAGTGCCTAATACCAATCTAACGACTTCGGCACAACTAAtggacaataacaacacaaccaTTTTGGCAGCCACCCTGACAGCACCACCACCGCTGAACAGTCTCGGCGCCGAGCAAATGCCACATATTAAAACGGAACCGTTGGAAATCGGAGGCGACAGCTTACCAGCAACCACATCACGACCAGCGCTCAGCTCACCCGCTATTGGACCACCACCGCCGCTCAATGCTGCCAGCGACGAGAATGCCGGCGTAGCGGCAAATCAGAAATATTGTCAAACTTGTGACATATCCTTCAACTACATGAAGACCTATGTGGCACACAAGCAGTactattgcaaaaacaaattacggAGGCCGGATGCCAGTGAGAGTCCCAGTCCCAATGCTGGTCACATGCCAATGGCCGTAGCATCGCCTAATTCGTTGCTACTCTTGCAGAAGAACAAAGAGAATCTGCAGCAGGAAGCCGCCATTTGA
- the LOC105214748 gene encoding zinc finger protein ush isoform X3 — translation MFGDCSETTDEMTADSRDSKDLSPADLTDDQHHLEREDHRLEETDIEMEDDTDTREGDNRILAINPHRISPHRRDENTMSRPPSVATSNGSNSIDAFHNANESIEHKIVLNIEREKLKDQNEISIESNSMNSNDKRAASSSPHKDVLAGNETPPMSSPTSVLPKLRLNVLLASDPALKPDAKDLKVLHEETQTKNRLAQLPPPPALTKQEDMDILMSAPVVNVVEPAVKTALVAASSSPAAAAEMPPRLKLFLCLPCGIQFSSPSTLEAHQSYYCSHRNKDMETDGATLSTVMAEKTGALNANASNVSSGNINLGAGNSGGENVAKAIKTGKQYACTQCSYSADKKVSLNRHMRMHQTSPAHSSSAPPSNGAVALDEGGTSQQTDRYCSDCDIRFNNVKTYRAHKMHYCSSRRNDGQLTPKLEGSTANVIKPPVGAAAISPQTRTKTPTPAMVAAAAAAAAAAAASLQASQPQPFLALPTNPILIIPCSLIRAASWIPGPLSSATASISNPDTTCYMLDNGNLKPLATALNMSALNPNVTANNNPVGAAASSNNLQIPTVETPPARQPSQPNNSETLALEKNTGRSGDRSETSTPKRKDGARESAPLDLSLRRSPTSYVSLQRQRVHSTSSYADVDQQRMDMETLLEASKENLAMDESGTVTPEQIVCAPSLPNSPSMSPSPKRRAISPRSSGAGSTSSMSPPVNVPTASLVAAAAASNMLDLPLRSMLPADLALKLSESNIMNPLLAKQNFELALKLSAAAAAAVNNSTPTNIGNGSTHAELAAAAVAAATAKSSLLGMPGLSNTASVGSSGNVGGGSNAAVQPQIYVKQGVSKCKECNIVFCKYENYLAHKQHYCSARNQEVAEGEAKVTNTSPLGVGAAASVETTPVAYQQLICAACGIKYTSLDNLRAHQNYYCPKGGGTAGAAASTATETAQLPLTKDKCGKCKTIHEIGLPCPPPPALQQSQSSAQHIAASSTLSTPNQNIYKCPVCDVVSLTATESRKHMETHGTVKAFRCSICRYKGNTLRGMRTHIRMHFDKKATDLNEEHYMSCILEDEGLEIPSIASTLNQEQLAQQIAAVQQQQHQLQLQAQQQQQQQQQQQQIFNCDLCNYSSSYKGNVLRHMKLVHPHINIHSPSISPEANDLDAADGTGLNGESGTFTIKSEPLDQVPNTNLTTSAQLMDNNNTTILAATLTAPPPLNSLGAEQMPHIKTEPLEIGGDSLPATTSRPALSSPAIGPPPPLNAASDENAGVAANQKYCQTCDISFNYMKTYVAHKQYYCKNKLRRPDASESPSPNAGHMPMAVASPNSLLLLQKNKENLQQEAAI, via the exons GTGATTGTTCTGAAACAACAGACGAGATGACAGCCGATAGCAGAG attccAAAGATCTGAGTCCAGCAGACTTAACAGATGATCAACATCACTTAGAACGTGAAGATCATCGGCTTGAAGAGACTGATATAGAAATGGAAGACGATACTGACACAAGAGAAGGCGACAATCGAATACTCGCTATAAATCCACATCGAATATCGCCGCATAGAAGGGATGAAAACACAATGAGTCGTCCGCCGAGCGTGGCAACATCGAATGGTTCAAATTCCATAGACGCATTTCACAACGCCAATGAGTCCATTGAACACAAAATCGTTTTAAATATAGAACGTGAAAAACTGAAAGATCAAAATGAAATAAGTATCGAATCAAATTCAATGAATTCAAACGACAAACGTGCGGCCAGCAGCAGCCCACACAAGGATGTACTGGCAGGCAATGAGACACCGCCGATGTCCTCACCCACCAGCGTATTGCCAAAGTTGCGCTTGAATGTGCTTTTGGCTTCCGATCCGGCCTTGAAGCCGGATGCCAAAGACCTAAAGGTCTTACATGAAGAAACACAAACGAAAAATCGACTCGCACAATTGCCACCGCCACCGGCGCTTACCAAGCAGGAAGATATGGACATTTTGATGAGTGCGCCGGTTGTTAATGTCGTAGAACCGGCGGTGAAAACCGCATTAGTAGCGGCCTCATCATCACCAGCTGCCGCCGCGGAAATGCCACCACGTCTAAAGTTGTTCTTGTGCTTGCCCTGTGGCATACAATTTAGTTCACCATCCACATTGGAAGCGCATCAGTCCTACTATTGCTCGCATCG cAATAAGGATATGGAGACTGATGGTGCTACGTTATCCACAGTAATGGCGGAGAAAACTGGCGCATTGAATGCTAACGCGTCCAACGTGTCAAGTGGCAACATCAATCTCGGCGCCGGCAACAGCGGTGGCGAAAATGTCGCCAAAGCCATCAAGACGGGAAAACAATATGCGTGCACACAATGCTCCTACAGCGCAGACAAGAAGGTCTCACTCAATCGGCACATGCGCATGCATCAAACATCGCCGGCGCACAGCAGTAGCGCGCCGCCGTCAAACGGTGCGGTCGCATTGGATGAGGGTGGTACTAGTCAA CAAACGGACCGTTACTGCAGCGATTGTGATATTCGATTCAATAATGTAAAGACGTATCGCGCGCACAAAATGCATTACTGCAGTTCACGCCGTAATGATGG ACAACTAACACCCAAGCTGGAGGGAAGCACCGCTAATGTTATTAAACCGCCAGTAGGAGCGGCTGCCATCAGTCCTCAAACGCGCACCAAAACACCGACGCCAGCTATGGTGGCTGCTGCCGCTGCGGCAGCTGCAGCCGCAGCCGCGTCCTTGCAAGCTTCACAGCCACAGCCATTTCTGGCCTTACCCACCAATCCAATATTGATAATACCCTGTTCTTTAATACGGGCCGCCAGCTGGATACCGGGACCACT CTCTTCAGCAACGGCGTCCATTTCAAACCCTGATACCACCTGCTATATGTTGGATAATGGTAATTTGAAGCCATTAGCCACGGCTTTGAATATGAGCGCATTGAATCCTAATGTTACCGCAAATAATAACCCTGTCGGAGCAGCTGCAAGctcaaataatttacaaatccCTACTGTCGAAACTCCACCGGCTCGTCAACCTTCGCAACCCAACAACAGCGAGACGCTTGCCTTGGAGAAAAATACTGGACGTAGTGGTGATCGGAGTGAGACCTCAACACCAAAACGAAAAGATGGTGCGCG CGAATCTGCACCATTGGACCTCTCACTACGTCGTTCACCTACCTCTTATGTCAGCCTGCAACGACAACGTGTTCACTCGACCTCCTCCTATGCAGATGTCGATCAACAACGCATGGATATGGAAACATTACTGGAGGCAAGTAAAGAGAATTTGGCAATGGATGAAAGTGGCACAGTGACACCGGAACAAATCGTTTGCGCGCCCTCACTACCAAACAGTCCCTCGATGAGCCCATCGCCAAAACGACGTGCAATAAGTCCACGAAGCTCTGGTGCCGGCAGCACGTCGTCAATGTCACCTCCGGTAAATGTACCGACTGCCTCACTGGTAGCAGCTGCCGCCGCCAGCAATATGCTTGACCTACCACTGCGTTCAATGTTACCCGCCGATCTGGCGCTGAAACTCTCCGAAAGCAATATTATGAATCCACTACTGGCCAAACAAAACTTTGAGCTGGCGTTAAAGCTCTCGGCTGCCGCTGCAGCTGCTGTAAACAATAGTACACCAACAAATATAGGCAATGGTTCGACACATGCTGAGTTGGCCGCAGCGGCGGTTGCCGCCGCCACCGCGAAGTCCTCGCTACTCGGTATGCCCGGTTTGAGTAACACAGCGTCGGTTGGTAGCAGTGGTAATGTGGGTGGCGGATCCAACGCGGCTGTTCAACCACAAATTTATGTCAAACAAGGTGTCTCCAAATGCAAAGAGTGCAACATTGTATTTTGCAAGTATGAAAATTATCTGGCACACAAGCAACACTACTGTTCGGCGCGCAATCAGGAGGTTGCTGAAGGTGAAGCGAAAGTGACCAACACGTCACCACTTGGAGTCGGTGCCGCAGCGAGTGTTGAAACGACTCCAGTCGCCTATCAGCAACTAATTTGTGCTGCCTGTGGCATCAAATACACATCACTGGACAATTTGCGTGCTCATCAAAATTACTATTGTCCAAAGGGAGGCGGCACGGCCGGCGCAGCTGCATCAACGGCAACCGAAACTGCCCAG TTGCCGTTGACTAAGGATAAATGTGGCAAATGCAAGACAATCCATGAAATCGGTTTACCCTGCCCACCGCCGCCCGCACTCCAGCAATCCCAGAGCAGTGCCCAGCACATCGCTGCGTCATCGACACTTTCGACACCCAATCAAAACATCTATAAATGCCCCGTTTGCGATGTGGTTAGTCTGACGGCCACCGAGAGTCGGAAGCACATGGAAACTCATGGCACCGTTAAGGCATTCCGTTGCAGCATCTGCCGTTATAAGGGCAACACTTTACG TGGAATGCGCACTCACATCCGCATGCATTTCGACAAGAAAGCAACCGATCTCAATGAGGAACACTACATGTCCTGCATACTGGAAGATGAGGGTCTGGAAATTCCTAGCATAGCTTCTACACTGAATCAAGAACAATTGGCACAGCAAATAGCCGcggtacaacaacagcaacaccagtTACAACTACAagctcagcaacaacaacagcagcagcagcagcaacaacaaatattcaatTGCGATCTATGTAATTACTCCTCTTCCTATAAAGGCAATGTG CTGCGTCACATGAAACTGGTGCACCCTCACATCAACATCCATTCACCATCAATTTCACCTGAAGCCAATGACCTGGATGCTGCCGATGGGACTGGCTTAAATGGCGAGAGTGG cACCTTCACCATAAAAAGCGAACCACTCGATCAAGTGCCTAATACCAATCTAACGACTTCGGCACAACTAAtggacaataacaacacaaccaTTTTGGCAGCCACCCTGACAGCACCACCACCGCTGAACAGTCTCGGCGCCGAGCAAATGCCACATATTAAAACGGAACCGTTGGAAATCGGAGGCGACAGCTTACCAGCAACCACATCACGACCAGCGCTCAGCTCACCCGCTATTGGACCACCACCGCCGCTCAATGCTGCCAGCGACGAGAATGCCGGCGTAGCGGCAAATCAGAAATATTGTCAAACTTGTGACATATCCTTCAACTACATGAAGACCTATGTGGCACACAAGCAGTactattgcaaaaacaaattacggAGGCCGGATGCCAGTGAGAGTCCCAGTCCCAATGCTGGTCACATGCCAATGGCCGTAGCATCGCCTAATTCGTTGCTACTCTTGCAGAAGAACAAAGAGAATCTGCAGCAGGAAGCCGCCATTTGA